Proteins found in one Cytobacillus luteolus genomic segment:
- a CDS encoding cache domain-containing sensor histidine kinase — MKAFLRRYNTLRNKILFVYLIAMLIVLAFVGMITYTIVLKLITNNAEEQIQQTAVEATGRIESLYQQIDNLSIQIATNTNVQSMLKLYESGKSPTFSERQMLMDTVNKLQIYSTGISSVDLYLSNFDKVVPLDDVRLSSRINPSWIYRAHKANGGLVWIGRDTSYPYNFLAIKSINLIDRNFAIGGFLSIEIDPDYFQLTNSKGIRDYMILLGSNDDVIASNYQGDIDEIINHEQAKVRLSEQDYMVVKQQSGLTGWKLVILMPFNELMKGVSVLRAATYISGIFGFILFLVLSYIISTMITRPLFKLTNTMKKRRKGELSFNVESSQTFEIKELNQTYNDMAEEINHLIKVVYEEELLRSRSELKALQSQINPHFLFNTLNAIYWHLEQQGDEKLAELIISMSELFRYTIDHNSNGEWVTLKQELDHIDKFMKIVRFRFDHITWTIDIPEQYENVKIPKLLIQPLVENAVIHGVNNKIREGIINVTVEKVEQEDKLICKVIDNGKGMDPQTVDRLNGQLEENAYSQMGNGIAIANVNKRLKLYYKNNHKGLMISSEVNKGTCCMFEIPLNGGMGHAEKHIDR; from the coding sequence TTGAAAGCATTTCTTAGAAGATATAATACGTTACGAAATAAAATACTATTTGTCTATTTGATTGCAATGCTCATCGTATTAGCCTTCGTTGGAATGATTACGTATACAATTGTTCTAAAACTGATTACAAATAACGCAGAAGAACAAATACAGCAAACAGCAGTTGAGGCGACTGGTAGAATCGAGTCTCTCTATCAACAGATTGACAATCTAAGTATCCAAATTGCCACAAATACTAACGTTCAGTCAATGCTTAAATTATATGAGTCGGGAAAAAGTCCTACCTTTTCTGAGCGGCAGATGCTAATGGATACGGTAAATAAATTACAAATATATTCAACTGGTATTTCTTCTGTTGACCTCTATTTAAGTAACTTTGATAAGGTTGTTCCACTTGATGATGTTCGTTTATCATCACGCATTAATCCCAGTTGGATATATCGTGCCCATAAAGCAAATGGTGGACTCGTTTGGATAGGGAGAGATACAAGTTATCCCTATAACTTTCTGGCAATTAAAAGTATAAATTTAATTGACAGAAATTTTGCTATTGGAGGTTTCTTATCTATTGAGATAGATCCTGATTATTTTCAGCTTACTAACTCCAAAGGTATAAGGGATTATATGATTTTACTTGGAAGCAATGACGATGTAATTGCTTCTAATTATCAAGGGGACATAGATGAAATCATAAATCATGAACAAGCGAAGGTGAGACTGAGTGAACAAGATTACATGGTCGTTAAACAACAATCTGGTCTAACAGGATGGAAGTTAGTCATTTTAATGCCATTTAATGAACTAATGAAAGGTGTTTCGGTTTTACGAGCAGCAACTTATATTTCGGGAATTTTCGGGTTCATCCTTTTCCTAGTCTTGTCTTATATTATTTCTACCATGATCACAAGACCACTATTTAAATTAACAAATACGATGAAGAAAAGAAGAAAAGGAGAGTTATCATTTAATGTTGAGTCCTCTCAGACTTTTGAGATTAAGGAGCTAAATCAAACATATAACGATATGGCTGAAGAGATTAATCATTTAATTAAAGTGGTTTATGAAGAGGAATTACTTCGGAGTAGGTCGGAATTAAAAGCATTGCAATCACAGATAAATCCACACTTTCTTTTTAATACATTGAATGCAATTTATTGGCACTTAGAACAACAAGGTGATGAAAAACTAGCTGAACTAATTATCTCAATGTCGGAGCTATTTAGATATACAATTGACCATAATTCAAATGGGGAATGGGTGACACTGAAGCAAGAGTTAGACCATATTGATAAATTTATGAAGATAGTAAGGTTTAGGTTTGATCATATTACTTGGACAATTGATATTCCAGAGCAATACGAAAATGTGAAAATTCCAAAGTTATTGATTCAGCCTTTAGTAGAAAATGCGGTCATCCATGGGGTGAATAATAAAATCAGAGAAGGAATCATTAATGTCACAGTTGAAAAGGTAGAACAGGAAGATAAGTTAATCTGTAAGGTAATCGATAATGGCAAAGGAATGGATCCCCAAACAGTAGATAGGTTAAATGGACAGCTTGAAGAAAACGCATACTCTCAAATGGGAAATGGCATTGCCATTGCAAATGTTAATAAAAGATTAAAGCTTTATTATAAGAATAATCATAAAGGTTTAATGATAAGCAGTGAAGTGAATAAAGGCACTTGCTGTATGTTTGAAATCCCACTAAATGGAGGTATGGGTCATGCAGAAAAACATATTGATCGTTGA
- a CDS encoding aldose epimerase family protein has product MNVTEKIFGSLNGEEIKSYTVTTKKGMEFTCIEYGCIITSIKVPDHEGNIEEIVLGFDTIDEYVDQSPYFGCIIGRNAGRIENASFELDGNMYSLSRNNGEHNLHGGPNGLDTVVWNSIIKIRENEVDIIFSYTSPHGEAGFPGNLNISVTYTINQNNELLISYEANTDQKTIVNLTNHTYFNLSGNLKRIILDHELTLKSDRYLELNSSFIPSGNEILTEGTVFDFRQGSSIKRGVVSNDPQIELVGGGYDHPFLLSTNNEKEIELLDRKSGRKLVIETDEPAVVLYTANSLGENLLIRGRQSENYLGICLETQKPPNRISSFIIEANATYRTKTKYSFQLG; this is encoded by the coding sequence ATGAATGTGACAGAAAAGATTTTTGGGTCTTTAAATGGGGAAGAAATTAAATCTTATACGGTCACAACCAAGAAGGGAATGGAATTTACTTGTATTGAGTATGGTTGCATCATTACGAGTATTAAAGTGCCAGACCATGAAGGTAATATAGAAGAAATTGTACTCGGGTTTGACACAATCGACGAATACGTAGATCAATCCCCATACTTTGGGTGTATCATTGGTCGAAATGCAGGTCGAATTGAAAATGCATCATTTGAACTCGATGGAAATATGTATTCTCTTTCCAGAAATAATGGCGAACATAATCTTCACGGTGGACCGAACGGATTAGATACGGTTGTGTGGAATTCTATTATAAAAATAAGAGAGAATGAAGTGGATATCATCTTTTCATACACAAGTCCACATGGTGAAGCGGGTTTCCCGGGGAACCTCAATATCAGTGTTACGTATACAATCAATCAAAACAATGAGTTATTAATCTCTTATGAAGCAAATACTGATCAAAAGACAATCGTAAATCTTACAAATCATACGTATTTCAACCTAAGTGGGAATTTGAAGAGAATTATACTAGACCATGAGTTAACGTTAAAAAGCGACAGGTATCTTGAGTTGAATTCATCATTTATTCCATCGGGCAATGAAATACTAACCGAAGGAACTGTATTTGATTTTAGACAAGGCTCCTCTATTAAAAGAGGCGTTGTTTCTAACGATCCACAAATAGAGCTTGTCGGTGGTGGGTATGATCACCCTTTTCTGCTAAGCACCAATAATGAAAAAGAAATAGAGTTATTAGATCGAAAGAGTGGGAGAAAGTTAGTTATAGAAACAGATGAGCCAGCTGTTGTATTATATACAGCAAACTCATTAGGGGAAAACCTCTTGATTCGAGGTAGACAGTCTGAAAACTATTTAGGAATATGTCTCGAAACACAAAAACCGCCTAATAGAATTTCTTCCTTTATCATAGAAGCAAATGCTACGTATAGAACGAAGACAAAATACTCTTTTCAACTAGGGTAA
- a CDS encoding aldo/keto reductase, producing MNYRRLGNTELKISELSFGTWAIGGAWGKTNDEEALKGLHRAMDAGVNFFDTADVYGNGHSEELLAKATKGKEDDIYIATKFCRSKDIFDPKNYSEKSVRELCEASLKRLNRERIDLYQIHCPPLEILKNGEVFQVLNQLQVEGKIRHYGVSVETVEEGMYCLENSNTKALQVIFNLFRQKPMKELFPLAKEKGVGLLARVPLASGLLTGKFNEASTFEEDDHRNFNRNGEAFNVGETFAGVEFRKGVELSQKLNWITENRGNMTRAALRWILDNKDITSVIPGFKTVKQVEDNLEALKVPSFSKEELLNLEQFYQAEVTDHIRGPY from the coding sequence ATGAATTATCGCAGATTAGGTAACACCGAGCTTAAGATTAGCGAACTTAGCTTTGGAACTTGGGCAATTGGCGGGGCTTGGGGAAAAACAAATGATGAAGAGGCGTTAAAAGGCTTACATAGAGCAATGGATGCAGGAGTAAATTTTTTTGATACAGCAGATGTCTATGGTAATGGGCATAGTGAAGAATTGTTAGCAAAAGCAACAAAAGGAAAAGAAGATGACATTTATATTGCGACGAAATTCTGTCGATCTAAGGATATTTTTGACCCTAAAAACTATTCCGAAAAGTCAGTTAGAGAACTATGTGAAGCGAGCTTAAAAAGACTTAATAGGGAACGTATCGATTTATATCAAATACACTGCCCACCTTTAGAAATTCTGAAAAATGGTGAGGTCTTCCAAGTGTTGAATCAGCTACAAGTGGAAGGGAAAATCCGACACTATGGAGTTAGCGTTGAAACAGTTGAGGAAGGAATGTATTGTTTAGAGAACTCAAACACAAAGGCCCTCCAGGTCATTTTTAATCTATTTAGACAAAAGCCAATGAAAGAACTATTCCCGTTGGCAAAAGAAAAGGGTGTCGGATTATTAGCACGAGTACCGTTGGCAAGTGGATTATTGACTGGAAAGTTTAATGAAGCTTCTACATTTGAAGAAGATGACCACCGAAACTTTAACCGAAACGGAGAAGCATTCAATGTAGGAGAAACATTTGCTGGTGTAGAATTTAGAAAAGGCGTAGAGTTAAGTCAAAAGCTTAATTGGATCACTGAAAACAGAGGGAACATGACAAGAGCAGCACTACGATGGATTTTGGATAATAAAGACATCACATCTGTAATCCCAGGGTTTAAGACAGTAAAACAAGTCGAGGATAATTTAGAAGCGTTGAAAGTTCCTTCATTTTCTAAAGAAGAGCTTTTAAACCTAGAGCAATTTTATCAAGCAGAAGTAACTGATCATATCCGCGGCCCTTATTAA
- the xylB gene encoding xylulokinase, which yields MKFVIGVDLGTSAVKVVLLNQSGEIVDEVSKEYPLIQEKDGYSEQNPNEWIEKTTEALKELVEKFEGDVSSIEGISFSGQMHGLVLLDENRQVLRNAILWNDTRTTEQCKQIYQLVGEEKLLDITKNPALEGFTLPKLLWVKQYEPQTLEKAKTFMLPKDYLRFKMTDEIHMEYSDAAGTLLLNVAEKKWSDEICKLVGLDKKLCPPLVESTACVGTVTESFASVTGLTTTTKVFAGGADNACGAVGSSILSEGKTLCSIGTSGVVLSYEETNDRDFQGKVHYFNHSKENAFYTMGVTLSAGHSLSWFRDTFARGEEFTSLLDGLANVSIGANGLLFTPYLVGERTPHADSIIRGSFIGMDASHKRIDFARAVIEGITFSLRESIDIFRESGKTIDTIISIGGGAKNDTWLQIQADVFNAKIIKLKNEQGAAMGAAIIAAYGVGWYGSLEECASDFVSYDKTFEPIKENVEKYNELFNLYKLVYANTKDLSQGLKKFRKM from the coding sequence ATGAAATTTGTTATAGGTGTCGACTTAGGTACGAGTGCTGTAAAAGTTGTATTGCTAAATCAAAGTGGCGAAATAGTTGATGAAGTTTCGAAAGAATACCCATTAATTCAGGAAAAGGATGGATATAGTGAGCAGAATCCTAATGAATGGATTGAAAAAACAACAGAAGCTTTAAAAGAGCTTGTTGAAAAATTTGAAGGTGATGTTTCATCTATTGAAGGGATTAGTTTTTCAGGGCAAATGCATGGTTTAGTATTACTAGATGAAAACAGACAGGTATTACGTAATGCTATTCTATGGAACGATACGAGAACTACAGAGCAATGCAAACAAATTTATCAGCTTGTAGGTGAAGAAAAACTTCTGGATATTACAAAAAACCCTGCCTTAGAAGGATTTACATTGCCTAAGCTTCTTTGGGTAAAACAATATGAACCACAAACATTGGAAAAAGCAAAAACATTTATGCTACCGAAAGATTATTTACGCTTTAAAATGACAGATGAAATTCATATGGAGTACTCAGATGCCGCTGGTACCTTGCTATTAAATGTAGCAGAGAAAAAGTGGAGTGACGAAATTTGTAAGTTAGTTGGTCTTGATAAGAAACTTTGTCCTCCGTTAGTTGAATCTACTGCATGTGTTGGAACAGTTACTGAATCCTTTGCGAGTGTGACTGGCTTGACGACAACTACAAAGGTTTTTGCGGGTGGAGCTGATAATGCGTGTGGAGCAGTTGGTTCATCGATTTTATCAGAAGGTAAGACTCTCTGCAGTATTGGTACGTCAGGTGTTGTTCTTTCATACGAGGAGACGAATGATCGTGATTTCCAAGGGAAGGTTCACTATTTCAATCATAGTAAAGAAAATGCTTTTTACACGATGGGTGTCACGCTATCTGCTGGACATAGTTTGAGTTGGTTTAGAGACACATTTGCTCGTGGTGAGGAGTTTACATCTTTATTAGATGGTTTGGCTAATGTTTCAATTGGTGCGAATGGACTTTTATTTACACCTTATTTAGTTGGAGAAAGAACTCCACATGCTGATTCAATCATACGTGGAAGTTTTATTGGTATGGATGCTTCTCATAAAAGAATTGATTTTGCACGTGCTGTAATTGAAGGTATTACGTTCTCTTTACGTGAGTCAATTGATATATTCCGTGAAAGCGGTAAAACAATTGATACAATTATTTCTATTGGGGGCGGAGCCAAAAATGATACGTGGCTTCAAATTCAAGCAGATGTATTTAATGCAAAAATCATAAAATTAAAAAATGAGCAAGGAGCAGCAATGGGTGCAGCAATAATTGCCGCATATGGTGTAGGCTGGTACGGCTCATTAGAAGAATGTGCTAGTGACTTTGTAAGCTATGATAAAACGTTTGAGCCTATAAAAGAAAATGTCGAGAAATATAATGAGTTATTTAATTTATATAAATTGGTTTATGCAAATACGAAGGACCTTAGTCAGGGCTTGAAAAAATTCAGAAAAATGTAA
- the xylA gene encoding xylose isomerase, whose protein sequence is MSYFEKVNQIKYEGPNSTNPYAFKYYNPEEQINGKSMEEFLRFAVSYWHTFTGEGSDPFGQGTMVRPYDKFSGMDLAKARVEASFEFFEKMNVPFFCFHDFDVAPEADTLKETYKNLDEIVAMIKEYLKTSKTKLLWNTANMFSHPRWLSGAATSPNADVFAYAAAKVKKGLEIGKELGSENYVFWGGREGYETLLNTDMKLELDNLARFFHMAKDYANEIGFTGQFLIEPKPKEPTKHQYDFDVATGLAFLQSYGLKDHFKFNIEANHATLAGHTFEHELHVARINGMLGSVDANQGDPLLGWDTDEFPTDLYSTTLAMYEIIKNDGLGSGGLNFDAKVRRGSFDPEDLFLAHIAGMDSFAVGTKVAQKMIDDKVLEDFVADRYRSYTEGIGLEIVEGKTDFKKLEQYALGLDRITNKSGRQENLKMILNQYLLDAYRG, encoded by the coding sequence GTGAGTTATTTTGAGAAAGTGAATCAAATAAAATATGAAGGTCCAAATTCAACGAATCCGTATGCGTTTAAATATTATAATCCTGAAGAACAAATTAATGGTAAATCAATGGAAGAGTTTTTACGTTTTGCTGTTTCATACTGGCATACCTTTACAGGTGAAGGGTCAGATCCGTTCGGTCAAGGTACAATGGTAAGACCGTATGACAAGTTTTCTGGAATGGATTTAGCAAAAGCTCGTGTTGAAGCCTCATTCGAATTTTTTGAAAAAATGAATGTTCCATTCTTTTGCTTCCACGACTTTGATGTGGCACCAGAAGCAGATACATTAAAGGAAACATATAAGAATTTAGATGAAATTGTTGCAATGATTAAGGAATATTTAAAGACAAGCAAAACAAAACTTTTATGGAATACAGCTAACATGTTCTCACACCCTCGCTGGTTAAGTGGTGCGGCAACATCTCCTAATGCAGATGTATTTGCTTATGCTGCAGCAAAGGTAAAAAAAGGCTTGGAAATTGGTAAGGAGCTTGGTTCAGAGAACTATGTTTTCTGGGGTGGACGTGAAGGGTATGAAACATTGCTAAATACGGACATGAAACTTGAACTAGACAATTTAGCACGCTTCTTCCATATGGCAAAAGACTACGCTAATGAAATTGGCTTTACTGGACAATTCTTAATCGAGCCAAAGCCAAAAGAGCCAACAAAGCATCAGTATGACTTTGATGTTGCTACTGGTTTAGCATTTTTACAATCCTATGGTTTAAAAGATCATTTCAAATTCAATATCGAAGCTAATCATGCAACACTAGCTGGCCACACATTTGAGCATGAATTACATGTAGCACGTATAAATGGAATGTTAGGATCAGTGGATGCAAACCAAGGTGATCCATTACTAGGATGGGATACAGATGAATTCCCAACAGACCTGTATTCTACAACATTGGCTATGTATGAAATCATTAAAAATGATGGTCTCGGTTCAGGTGGGTTAAACTTTGATGCGAAGGTTCGAAGAGGTTCTTTTGATCCTGAAGACTTATTCCTAGCACACATTGCTGGAATGGATAGCTTTGCAGTTGGAACGAAGGTAGCACAAAAGATGATTGACGATAAAGTCTTAGAAGATTTTGTTGCAGACCGCTATAGAAGCTATACAGAGGGAATCGGACTTGAAATTGTCGAAGGAAAGACTGATTTTAAAAAGCTAGAACAATACGCACTAGGCTTAGATAGAATTACAAATAAGTCTGGAAGACAAGAAAACTTAAAAATGATCTTAAACCAATATCTATTAGATGCATATCGCGGATAA
- a CDS encoding Gfo/Idh/MocA family protein, producing the protein MQKVRWGVLSTANIAREAFIPAALASKYADIIAIGSGNDIVEIIARNFSIPTIYPSYDELLDCDEIDAVYIPLPNSMHEQWVKKAAAKGKHVLCEKPAGLSEKSLEEMVSVCLKNNVLFMEAFMYQFHPQHERVKEIIRLGVIGEVQQIEATFSFELNQHSPNIRLDKSLGGGSLFDVGCYCIHTFSLLLESLPKEVSAWANLKEVDLTANGRLVYDNGVQALFECSFEKPFKHEYTIIGTEGKITVPRAYRPDVTQGEGIIRIDKVGNNPKTESILADPYVNQIDYFSKAILDGRLDEELVQTSFQTIKIIETCYKSIETGTTIKLR; encoded by the coding sequence ATGCAAAAAGTAAGATGGGGAGTACTGAGCACAGCGAATATTGCACGAGAGGCATTTATTCCTGCCGCGTTAGCTTCGAAATATGCAGACATTATAGCAATCGGCAGTGGAAATGATATTGTTGAAATTATCGCTAGAAATTTCAGTATTCCTACGATCTACCCAAGCTATGATGAATTACTTGATTGTGATGAAATTGATGCAGTGTATATTCCATTACCCAATAGCATGCATGAACAGTGGGTAAAAAAGGCTGCTGCAAAAGGAAAGCATGTGCTGTGTGAAAAGCCAGCTGGCCTGTCTGAGAAGAGTCTAGAAGAAATGGTTTCAGTATGCCTGAAAAACAATGTTCTATTTATGGAAGCGTTCATGTATCAATTTCATCCACAGCATGAAAGAGTAAAGGAAATTATTAGACTAGGTGTAATTGGAGAAGTTCAACAAATTGAGGCGACCTTTTCGTTCGAACTAAATCAACATTCCCCTAATATAAGGCTTGATAAAAGTCTTGGAGGGGGGAGCCTATTTGATGTTGGTTGCTATTGCATTCATACATTTTCTTTACTCTTAGAGTCACTGCCAAAAGAAGTTTCAGCTTGGGCCAACCTTAAGGAAGTAGATCTCACAGCAAATGGAAGGCTTGTATATGATAATGGTGTCCAGGCATTATTTGAATGTAGTTTTGAAAAGCCGTTTAAACATGAATACACGATTATTGGAACAGAAGGAAAAATAACGGTTCCAAGAGCTTACCGACCTGACGTTACCCAAGGGGAAGGTATTATACGAATTGATAAAGTTGGTAATAATCCAAAGACCGAGAGCATCTTGGCAGACCCTTATGTCAATCAAATTGATTACTTTTCTAAGGCCATTTTGGATGGCAGGTTGGATGAAGAATTGGTACAAACAAGCTTTCAAACAATCAAGATTATTGAGACTTGCTATAAATCAATAGAAACGGGTACTACTATTAAACTTAGATGA